In one Polaribacter sp. ALD11 genomic region, the following are encoded:
- the accB gene encoding acetyl-CoA carboxylase biotin carboxyl carrier protein: MDIKEIQNLIKFVAKSGASEVKLEMEDVKITIKTGSEKTETTIVQAAPMQGMPHMAAPMAAAPVAEQPATVGSTESEDAKFITIKSPIIGTFYRKPSPDKPNFAEVGTEVSIGDTVCVIEAMKLFNEIESEISGKIVKVLVDDSSPVEFDQPLFLVDPS, from the coding sequence ATGGATATTAAAGAAATTCAAAATCTTATAAAATTTGTAGCTAAATCTGGCGCTAGCGAGGTAAAGTTAGAAATGGAAGATGTGAAAATCACAATAAAAACAGGTTCAGAAAAAACAGAAACAACTATTGTTCAAGCTGCACCAATGCAAGGTATGCCACATATGGCTGCACCAATGGCGGCGGCTCCAGTAGCAGAGCAACCAGCAACAGTTGGGAGTACGGAAAGTGAAGATGCTAAATTCATCACTATTAAGTCTCCAATAATTGGTACTTTTTATAGAAAGCCATCTCCTGACAAACCAAATTTTGCAGAAGTAGGTACAGAAGTTAGTATTGGTGATACCGTATGTGTTATCGAAGCTATGAAATTATTTAACGAAATAGAATCTGAAATCTCAGGTAAAATTGTTAAAGTTTTAGTAGATGATTCTTCTCCAGTAGAATTTGATCAACCATTATTTTTGGTAGACCCATCATAG
- a CDS encoding PID-CTERM protein-sorting domain-containing protein, with product MKKIKLTVLIIVLLTTQLVCGQIVPPPSPGPPPPPGLPVDGGLVFLLISGLIYGVKKLKK from the coding sequence ATGAAGAAAATAAAACTTACAGTACTTATTATAGTACTTCTTACTACGCAATTGGTTTGTGGTCAAATTGTACCACCACCTTCACCAGGTCCACCACCACCACCAGGTCTTCCTGTTGATGGGGGATTAGTTTTTTTATTGATATCTGGTTTAATCTATGGTGTTAAAAAACTAAAGAAGTAG
- a CDS encoding LytTR family DNA-binding domain-containing protein produces the protein MNCIIIDDDASARLIIRQLCKNTKLIVKEEFSSAIEAIKYLNSNNIDVAFVDIHMPTFSGFDFIKTLKAPLKVILTTSDKNFALEAFEFDCVVDYLLKPIGIDRFQKSIEKLSNLSLVNLTAEENNRETENTDFIFVNVDKRLVKINIPEILLIEAKGDYISIRTDQKSYLVHSTLKKIDKKLPSDLFLRIHRSYIINTSEIIDIEDNSVLIKKHVIPISRSHKSELIKRLNLL, from the coding sequence ATGAATTGTATAATTATAGATGATGATGCATCTGCTAGGTTAATTATTAGGCAGTTATGTAAAAACACAAAACTAATTGTAAAAGAAGAATTTTCTTCTGCTATAGAGGCAATAAAATACTTAAATTCTAATAATATAGATGTTGCATTCGTAGATATCCACATGCCAACTTTTTCTGGTTTCGATTTTATTAAAACCTTAAAAGCACCACTTAAAGTTATTTTAACAACTTCAGATAAAAATTTTGCTTTAGAAGCTTTTGAGTTTGATTGTGTTGTAGATTATTTATTAAAACCAATAGGTATAGATCGTTTTCAAAAATCTATAGAGAAACTTTCCAATCTATCTTTAGTTAATCTAACAGCAGAAGAAAACAATCGTGAAACTGAAAACACAGATTTTATTTTTGTTAATGTTGATAAGCGATTAGTTAAAATTAACATTCCAGAAATTTTATTAATAGAAGCAAAAGGTGATTATATAAGTATTAGAACAGATCAAAAAAGTTATTTAGTACATTCTACTTTGAAAAAGATTGACAAAAAACTTCCTTCTGACTTATTTTTAAGAATCCACAGATCATATATTATAAATACTTCAGAAATTATAGACATAGAGGATAATAGTGTTTTAATTAAAAAGCATGTTATTCCTATTAGTAGATCACATAAATCAGAATTAATAAAGAGATTAAATCTTTTATAA
- a CDS encoding LytTR family DNA-binding domain-containing protein, producing MNQVYSLKGVHKEEGSNESLIFLKVYKKLVKIKCEDILYVESLKDYIKVFTNKEHYLVHKYLTSIREELPENNFIRIHRSYTIAIDRVKKYRR from the coding sequence ATGAATCAAGTTTATTCACTAAAAGGAGTTCATAAAGAAGAGGGTTCAAACGAATCTCTCATTTTTTTGAAGGTTTATAAAAAATTAGTAAAAATTAAGTGTGAAGACATTTTGTATGTTGAAAGCTTAAAAGATTACATCAAAGTATTTACAAATAAAGAGCATTATCTTGTGCATAAATATCTAACGAGTATAAGAGAAGAGCTTCCTGAAAATAATTTCATCAGAATTCATAGGTCATATACCATTGCAATAGATAGAGTAAAAAAGTATAGAAGGTGA
- a CDS encoding Lrp/AsnC family transcriptional regulator — MKIDGIDKTIIKRLVKDARTPILSIAREVGVSGAAIHQRLKKLEKSKLIEGYSMILNPEALGYTTTAFVGVYLDSSSQLSSTIKRLKEIPEVIESHYTTGNYAVFIKVLCKNNKSLKDILNDKIQPIKNVLRTETFISLEQQVKRQINI; from the coding sequence ATGAAAATAGATGGAATAGATAAAACAATTATTAAGAGATTGGTAAAAGATGCAAGAACTCCAATTTTAAGTATTGCTAGAGAGGTTGGTGTTTCTGGTGCAGCCATTCATCAAAGGCTAAAGAAATTAGAGAAATCTAAATTAATAGAAGGGTATAGTATGATTCTTAATCCTGAAGCTTTAGGATATACAACAACTGCTTTTGTAGGTGTTTATTTAGATTCATCAAGCCAACTATCTTCAACAATAAAAAGATTAAAAGAAATACCAGAAGTTATAGAAAGTCACTACACAACAGGTAATTATGCAGTTTTTATAAAAGTTTTATGTAAAAATAACAAAAGCTTAAAAGATATCTTAAATGACAAAATTCAGCCAATAAAAAATGTTTTAAGAACAGAGACTTTTATTTCTTTAGAGCAACAGGTAAAAAGACAAATAAATATTTAA
- a CDS encoding riboflavin synthase has protein sequence MFTGIIETLGTITNLVKEQENLHLTIKSSITNELKIDQSVAHNGVCLTVVGIKSDEYTVTAIKETLNKTNIGSLKVSEKVNLERGMKLGDRLDGHIVQGHVDETGVCTSIENQNGSTVFTFKYNSEKNNITIEKGSITINGVSLTVINSEDNSFSVAIIPYTYSNTSFKNLSVNDKVNLEFDVIGKYVSRLTKK, from the coding sequence ATGTTTACGGGAATTATTGAGACACTTGGTACAATTACAAACTTGGTTAAAGAGCAGGAGAATCTTCACTTGACAATTAAAAGCAGTATTACTAATGAGTTAAAAATAGACCAAAGTGTTGCACATAATGGCGTATGTTTAACAGTAGTTGGTATTAAAAGTGATGAATATACTGTAACAGCAATAAAAGAAACCTTAAACAAAACTAATATTGGTAGTTTAAAAGTTTCTGAAAAAGTTAATTTAGAACGCGGAATGAAACTTGGTGATCGATTAGATGGCCATATTGTACAAGGTCATGTAGATGAAACCGGTGTTTGCACAAGTATTGAAAATCAAAATGGAAGTACAGTCTTTACTTTTAAATACAATTCAGAAAAAAACAATATAACTATAGAGAAAGGTTCTATTACAATAAACGGTGTAAGTTTAACTGTAATAAATTCTGAAGACAATTCTTTTAGCGTTGCCATTATACCATACACATATAGCAACACTTCTTTTAAAAACTTATCTGTAAATGATAAAGTTAATTTAGAATTTGATGTAATTGGAAAATACGTTAGCAGATTAACAAAGAAGTAA
- the rpmF gene encoding 50S ribosomal protein L32: MAHPKRKISKTRRDKRRTHYKASDQQIATDPTTGEAHLYHRAHWHEGKLYYRGQIVLESATVEA; encoded by the coding sequence ATGGCACATCCTAAAAGGAAAATATCCAAAACTAGAAGAGATAAAAGGAGAACGCATTATAAAGCATCTGACCAACAGATTGCTACAGATCCTACAACAGGAGAGGCGCACTTGTATCATAGAGCTCACTGGCATGAAGGTAAACTTTATTACAGAGGTCAAATAGTATTAGAATCTGCAACAGTAGAGGCTTAG
- the pdxA gene encoding 4-hydroxythreonine-4-phosphate dehydrogenase PdxA: protein MGEKTDKIIVGISIGDLNGIGIEVILKTFEDKRMLDFCTPVLFGSTKVISYHKKALNIELPVHGITSINQVNHSKINILNIWKEEVAIQLGEATKISGGYAAKSLEEAVKHLKEKTIDVLLTAPINKETIQSENFNFPGHTEYLEANLEGKSLMILMTDQLRIGLITGHIPISEVAEAITPEIIKEKVETMYTSLKTDFGISKPKIAVLGLNPHCGDKGVIGKEDDEIIKPTIAEIAASGKLVFGPYAADGFFGSETYRQFDGVLATYHDQGLAPFKALSFGNGVNFTAGLSEIRTSPDHGTGFDIAGKNKANPSSFKEALFTAIQIYKTRNEYKELTKNPLLVKH from the coding sequence ATGGGGGAAAAAACTGATAAAATAATTGTTGGAATTTCAATAGGAGATTTAAACGGAATAGGAATAGAGGTTATTTTAAAAACATTCGAAGATAAAAGAATGTTAGATTTTTGTACGCCAGTCTTATTTGGGAGTACAAAAGTGATTTCTTACCATAAAAAAGCTTTGAATATAGAACTTCCTGTTCACGGAATTACTTCTATAAACCAAGTTAATCATTCAAAAATAAATATTTTAAATATCTGGAAAGAAGAGGTTGCTATACAATTAGGGGAAGCAACGAAGATTTCTGGAGGATATGCTGCAAAATCATTAGAAGAAGCAGTAAAACATTTAAAAGAAAAGACAATAGACGTTTTATTAACTGCGCCAATTAATAAAGAAACAATTCAGTCAGAAAATTTTAATTTCCCAGGACATACAGAATACTTAGAAGCTAATTTAGAGGGAAAAAGTTTAATGATTTTAATGACAGATCAATTAAGAATTGGTTTAATTACAGGTCATATTCCTATTTCTGAAGTTGCTGAAGCAATTACTCCAGAAATTATAAAAGAGAAGGTTGAAACAATGTACACTTCTTTAAAAACAGATTTCGGAATTTCAAAACCTAAAATAGCCGTTTTAGGATTGAACCCTCATTGTGGTGATAAAGGTGTAATTGGCAAAGAAGATGATGAAATAATAAAACCAACTATTGCTGAAATTGCAGCATCAGGAAAATTAGTTTTTGGTCCTTATGCAGCCGATGGTTTCTTTGGCTCTGAGACCTATAGACAGTTTGACGGTGTTTTGGCAACGTATCATGACCAAGGTTTAGCACCTTTTAAAGCATTGTCTTTTGGCAACGGAGTTAATTTTACGGCAGGGTTAAGTGAAATTAGAACTTCGCCAGATCATGGAACCGGTTTTGATATTGCAGGAAAAAATAAAGCAAACCCTTCTTCTTTTAAGGAAGCTTTATTTACCGCAATTCAAATTTATAAAACAAGAAATGAATACAAAGAGCTTACTAAAAACCCACTTTTAGTGAAGCATTAA
- a CDS encoding beta-ketoacyl-ACP synthase III gives MTKITAAISAVGKYVPEYVLTNKELEAYVETNDEWITSRTGIKERRILKGEGLGTSYMAIKASEDLISKSNIDPKEIDLVIVATATPDLPVACTAAYVATEIGATNAFGYDLQAACSSFLYGMSTASSYIESGRYKKVLLIGADKMSSIIDYSDRATCIIFGDGAGAALFEPNYEGLGLQDEYLRSDGIGRDFLRIEAGGSQMPTTQKTVEEKRHFVYQEGKTVFKYAVSNMAEVAEKMLTRNNLTEPDIQWLVAHQANKRIIEATAKRVGVSAEKVMMNIHRYGNTTSATLPLLLADYESQLKKGDNLIFAAFGGGFTWGAAYLKWAYNS, from the coding sequence ATGACAAAAATCACTGCAGCAATATCAGCAGTAGGGAAATATGTTCCTGAATACGTTCTAACAAATAAAGAGTTAGAAGCCTATGTAGAAACGAATGATGAGTGGATAACTTCTAGAACAGGTATCAAAGAAAGAAGAATTTTAAAAGGAGAAGGCTTAGGTACTTCTTATATGGCAATTAAAGCTTCTGAAGACTTAATTAGTAAGTCTAACATAGATCCAAAAGAAATAGATTTAGTAATCGTTGCAACTGCAACGCCAGATTTACCAGTTGCCTGTACAGCTGCTTATGTCGCTACAGAAATTGGTGCAACAAATGCATTTGGTTATGATTTACAAGCTGCATGTTCTAGCTTTCTATACGGTATGTCTACAGCCTCTAGTTATATAGAATCTGGTAGATATAAAAAAGTGCTTTTAATTGGGGCAGATAAAATGTCTTCGATTATAGACTATTCAGATAGAGCAACTTGTATTATTTTTGGTGATGGAGCAGGAGCTGCTTTATTCGAACCAAATTATGAAGGTTTAGGTTTGCAAGACGAATATTTAAGAAGTGATGGTATTGGAAGAGATTTCTTAAGAATAGAGGCTGGTGGATCTCAAATGCCAACTACACAAAAAACAGTCGAAGAAAAAAGGCATTTTGTGTATCAAGAAGGTAAAACTGTTTTTAAATATGCTGTTTCTAATATGGCAGAAGTTGCAGAAAAAATGTTAACTAGAAATAACTTAACAGAACCAGATATTCAATGGTTGGTTGCACATCAAGCTAATAAAAGGATTATAGAAGCAACTGCAAAAAGAGTAGGGGTTTCAGCAGAAAAAGTAATGATGAATATTCATAGATATGGTAATACAACATCTGCAACTTTGCCTTTGTTATTAGCAGACTATGAAAGTCAATTGAAAAAAGGAGATAATTTAATTTTTGCTGCATTTGGTGGTGGTTTCACTTGGGGAGCTGCATACTTAAAATGGGCTTACAATTCATAA
- a CDS encoding Hpt domain-containing protein, with the protein MEIPNLDYLKEISGGDLDFENAMLSLLKLEFPAEYTVLKMNFDNNNFDEIALDIHKIKHKIGMLGMEASVDLASKCEKNIKNGNTEEYRDLVLILERINVYLKNK; encoded by the coding sequence TTGGAAATACCAAACTTAGATTATTTAAAAGAAATTTCAGGAGGAGATCTCGATTTTGAAAATGCAATGCTTTCACTTCTGAAATTAGAGTTTCCAGCAGAATATACTGTTTTAAAAATGAATTTTGACAATAATAATTTTGATGAAATAGCATTAGATATTCATAAAATAAAACACAAAATAGGAATGCTAGGTATGGAGGCCAGTGTCGATTTAGCTTCTAAATGCGAGAAGAACATAAAAAATGGTAATACCGAAGAATATAGAGATCTGGTATTAATTTTAGAGAGAATTAATGTATATTTAAAAAATAAATAG
- a CDS encoding DUF177 domain-containing protein, protein MKDLKQFNIPFVGLKEGKHLFEYSIDNTFFEIYNYSEFEKSSINVTLEFVKKSTLFELVFTASGTVNVPCDVTNEYFDLEITSTLPLIVKFGPEYNDDNEEILILPHEVYQFSVAQFIYEMIVLGIPNRRIHPKVLDGTMESEALDKLEELEVKEVKTVQTTDPRWDKLKNLITEKKT, encoded by the coding sequence ATGAAAGACTTGAAACAATTCAACATACCGTTTGTAGGATTAAAGGAAGGGAAGCATTTGTTTGAGTATAGTATTGACAATACGTTCTTTGAGATATACAACTATAGCGAGTTTGAAAAATCTTCAATAAATGTTACTTTAGAATTTGTAAAAAAAAGCACTTTGTTTGAGCTTGTTTTTACCGCTTCAGGAACTGTAAATGTTCCTTGTGATGTTACAAATGAATATTTTGACCTTGAAATTACATCAACTTTACCGTTAATTGTAAAGTTTGGGCCAGAATATAATGATGATAATGAAGAGATTTTAATCTTGCCGCATGAAGTATATCAATTTAGTGTAGCACAATTTATTTATGAAATGATTGTGTTAGGAATTCCTAACAGAAGAATACATCCAAAAGTATTAGACGGTACTATGGAGTCTGAAGCACTAGATAAATTAGAAGAATTAGAAGTAAAAGAAGTAAAAACTGTTCAAACAACAGACCCTAGATGGGATAAATTAAAGAATTTAATAACAGAAAAAAAGACATAA
- the accC gene encoding acetyl-CoA carboxylase biotin carboxylase subunit — protein sequence MFKKILIANRGEIALRVIRTCREMGIKTVAVYSTADAESLHVRFADEAVCIGPPQSSESYLKMSNIIAAAEITNADAIHPGYGFLSENAKFSNLCEEHNIKFIGATGRMIDQMGDKANAKSTMIEAGVPCVPGSEGVIANFEECKKVAIETGYPVMLKASAGGGGKGMRAVWKAEDLKDAWDSARQESKAAFGNDDMYMEKLIEEPRHIEIQIVGDSFGKACHLSERDCSVQRRHQKLTEETPSPFMTDELREKMGDAAVKAAEYIKYEGAGTVEFLVDKHRNFFFMEMNTRIQVEHPITEEVVNYDLIREQILVAAGVPISGKNYYPKMHSIECRINAEDPYNNFRPAPGKITTFHAPGGHGIRIDTHVYAGYMIPPNYDSMIAKLITTAQTREEAINKMKRALDEFVIEGVKTTIPFHRQLMDHPDYVAGNYTTKFMEDFVMK from the coding sequence ATGTTTAAAAAAATATTAATTGCCAATAGAGGTGAAATAGCGCTACGTGTTATTAGAACCTGTAGAGAAATGGGTATTAAAACTGTAGCTGTATATTCTACAGCAGATGCAGAAAGTTTACACGTTAGATTTGCAGATGAAGCCGTTTGTATTGGTCCTCCTCAAAGTTCTGAGTCTTACTTAAAGATGTCTAACATTATTGCCGCTGCAGAAATAACAAATGCAGATGCAATTCACCCAGGTTATGGCTTTTTATCTGAAAATGCTAAATTTTCTAATTTATGTGAAGAACATAATATTAAATTTATTGGAGCAACAGGTAGAATGATAGACCAAATGGGAGATAAAGCAAATGCTAAATCGACTATGATAGAAGCTGGTGTACCTTGTGTACCAGGTTCTGAAGGTGTTATTGCAAATTTTGAAGAATGTAAAAAAGTAGCTATAGAAACTGGTTACCCTGTAATGCTAAAAGCTTCTGCTGGTGGTGGTGGTAAAGGAATGCGTGCAGTTTGGAAAGCAGAAGATTTAAAAGATGCTTGGGATTCTGCGAGACAAGAATCTAAAGCCGCTTTTGGTAATGATGATATGTATATGGAAAAGCTTATCGAAGAGCCAAGACATATAGAAATTCAGATTGTAGGAGATTCTTTTGGTAAAGCATGTCATTTATCTGAAAGAGATTGTTCTGTACAAAGACGTCATCAAAAATTAACAGAAGAAACGCCTTCTCCTTTCATGACAGATGAATTGAGAGAGAAAATGGGAGATGCTGCTGTTAAAGCTGCGGAATATATAAAATATGAAGGTGCAGGAACTGTAGAGTTTTTGGTAGATAAGCATAGAAATTTCTTCTTTATGGAGATGAATACACGTATTCAAGTAGAGCACCCAATTACGGAAGAGGTTGTAAATTACGACTTAATAAGAGAACAAATTTTAGTTGCTGCAGGTGTACCAATTTCTGGTAAAAACTATTATCCGAAAATGCATTCAATAGAATGTAGAATAAACGCAGAAGATCCTTATAATAATTTTAGACCAGCTCCAGGGAAAATTACAACGTTTCACGCTCCAGGAGGTCACGGAATTAGAATTGATACACACGTGTATGCAGGCTATATGATTCCGCCGAATTACGATTCTATGATTGCTAAATTAATTACTACTGCTCAAACAAGAGAAGAAGCAATTAATAAAATGAAACGTGCTTTAGATGAGTTTGTAATTGAAGGTGTTAAAACAACGATTCCTTTCCATAGACAATTAATGGATCATCCAGATTATGTTGCAGGAAACTATACTACTAAGTTTATGGAAGATTTTGTAATGAAATAA
- a CDS encoding thioredoxin domain-containing protein has protein sequence MPKYETLIYLFFLIIFISCTENIKKDKHQFTNDLVHETSPYLLQHAHNPVNWKAWNEKSLATAKTANKLIVISVGYAACHWCHVMEEESFEDSIVAKIMNKNFINIKVDREERPDVDKVYMKAVQLMTGSGGWPLNVIALPDGRPIFGGTYFPKEQWLKILEQTAEGFKNRPEDFYAFADKLEVGIKDLDLVHLNTAEPVFTKTFIEKEVEKWRISFDANFGGTNNPPKFMMPNNYQFLMRYAYQDDDEKLMKHIENTLHKMAFGGIFDQINGGFSRYSVDKKWHIPHFEKMLYDNAQLVSLYANAYQITKNKTYKEVVYETLDFVKKELTSPEGMFYSSLDADSYNHEGKLEEGAYYSWTKTTLKTLLKSNFDLFSKYYNINDFGFWEEDKFVLIKTIDDVGFCKENNISISKLKEYKINWKKTLREEQEKRKKPRLDDKSLTSWNGLMITGYLDAYSVFNEKKYLDAALKNAHFILNNQLLEDGRLYHNYKKGKSSINGYLEDYAAIVEAFIKLHQVTSEEIWLQKAKELTMYAIEHFYDETSKMFYFTSKKDAPLVAKTIEYQDNVIASSNSIMAKNLFALSHHLSDKKYLKMATSMLNNIKPKIVDHAASFSNWLAVMLNYTNPYYEVVIAGKYAKKKLAELHKNYLPNILISYSTENSNLPLLENRFTENETYIYVCVNSSCKLPVTTISETLNLMEK, from the coding sequence ATGCCAAAATATGAAACCCTAATCTATTTGTTTTTTTTGATAATTTTTATCAGTTGTACAGAAAACATTAAAAAAGATAAACATCAATTTACAAACGATTTAGTACATGAAACAAGTCCGTATTTATTACAACACGCTCATAATCCTGTAAACTGGAAAGCGTGGAATGAAAAATCGTTAGCAACAGCAAAAACAGCCAATAAATTAATTGTAATTAGTGTTGGTTATGCCGCTTGCCACTGGTGCCATGTGATGGAAGAGGAAAGTTTTGAAGATTCTATTGTGGCTAAAATTATGAACAAAAACTTTATTAACATTAAAGTTGATAGAGAAGAAAGACCAGATGTAGATAAAGTCTACATGAAAGCAGTACAATTAATGACAGGAAGTGGTGGCTGGCCTTTAAATGTAATTGCTTTACCCGACGGAAGACCTATTTTTGGAGGAACCTATTTCCCTAAAGAACAATGGTTAAAAATCTTAGAACAAACAGCTGAAGGTTTTAAAAACAGGCCTGAAGATTTTTATGCTTTTGCAGATAAATTAGAGGTAGGAATTAAAGATTTAGATTTAGTTCATTTAAATACAGCTGAACCTGTTTTTACAAAGACTTTTATAGAAAAAGAAGTAGAAAAATGGCGCATATCTTTTGATGCTAATTTTGGAGGCACAAATAATCCTCCAAAATTTATGATGCCAAATAATTATCAATTTTTAATGCGTTATGCATATCAAGATGATGATGAAAAATTGATGAAACACATCGAAAATACATTACATAAAATGGCTTTTGGCGGAATTTTCGATCAAATAAATGGAGGTTTCTCTAGGTATTCTGTTGATAAAAAATGGCACATTCCTCATTTTGAAAAGATGTTGTATGACAATGCTCAATTAGTAAGCTTGTATGCAAACGCGTATCAAATAACTAAAAACAAAACCTACAAAGAAGTAGTTTATGAAACTTTAGATTTTGTTAAAAAGGAACTTACTTCACCAGAAGGAATGTTTTACTCTTCCTTAGACGCCGATAGCTATAATCATGAAGGTAAATTAGAAGAAGGTGCATATTACTCTTGGACAAAGACAACATTAAAAACCCTCTTAAAAAGTAATTTTGACTTATTTTCTAAATACTATAACATCAACGATTTTGGTTTTTGGGAAGAAGATAAGTTTGTACTTATAAAAACTATTGATGATGTTGGTTTTTGTAAAGAAAATAACATTTCAATTTCTAAATTAAAAGAATATAAAATCAACTGGAAAAAAACATTAAGAGAAGAGCAAGAAAAGCGTAAAAAACCAAGGCTAGATGACAAGAGTTTAACTTCTTGGAACGGGTTAATGATAACAGGTTATTTAGATGCGTATTCAGTTTTTAATGAAAAAAAATATTTAGATGCAGCCCTTAAAAATGCGCATTTTATTTTAAATAATCAATTACTAGAAGATGGTAGATTATATCATAATTATAAAAAAGGCAAAAGTAGCATTAATGGCTATTTAGAAGATTATGCTGCTATAGTTGAAGCTTTTATTAAATTACACCAAGTAACTTCAGAAGAGATTTGGCTACAAAAAGCGAAAGAGTTAACTATGTATGCTATTGAACATTTCTATGATGAAACTTCAAAAATGTTTTATTTTACTTCTAAAAAAGATGCTCCGTTGGTAGCAAAAACAATAGAATACCAAGACAATGTAATTGCCTCTAGTAATTCTATCATGGCAAAAAATTTATTTGCGCTTTCTCATCATTTAAGTGATAAGAAATACTTAAAAATGGCTACTTCGATGCTTAATAATATAAAACCAAAAATAGTAGATCATGCTGCTTCTTTTTCTAATTGGTTGGCTGTAATGTTAAATTATACGAATCCGTATTATGAAGTTGTAATTGCAGGTAAATACGCTAAAAAGAAGCTAGCAGAGTTACATAAAAACTACCTCCCAAATATTTTAATTTCTTATAGTACGGAAAACTCTAATTTACCACTATTAGAAAACAGATTTACAGAAAACGAGACCTACATATATGTTTGTGTAAATAGTTCTTGTAAACTTCCTGTAACAACTATTTCTGAAACTTTAAATTTGATGGAAAAATAA